From the Jilunia laotingensis genome, the window AAATATGTTTTCAAATCAGGTCTGGCTCAGATCATCAAATATACTTATGATGAATATCACAACGTATTGACCCAACAAAGTGGAAGCAAGAACGAACAAGGAAACAATGACGAAAACTGGACCAACGGAAATCGCTTCGAATATGTTTGGGACACCGAACACGGTGTTATATTGGACAAGAAAGCCTTCTTCTGGAATGGTGTAGAGTATGTTCCGAATTGGGGACAAGCAGCTTCTTACGATTTCGACGCTGACATGTCACAAGTCAACATGTGGCCAGGCGGAGACACCGAATACAAATTGTTGGAGACACGTAATTATGCTAACAATGATGGTGAATGGGACTGGGTAGCTTTCAAATATTACTACTCACCGGCTCCTACCGGTATAGAGAACCAGGTCAGTGACGGAGATATCAAAGTATATCCCAACCCGGTAGTAGATATGCTTTATATCAACTCTCAAGAAAGTGCAGAAATAAACCTGTATAACATGCAAGGAGCTAAGCTGTTGAACACTAACGAAAAGAAAATAGATATGACCGGTTATCCGACCGGACTCTATATCATTGATGTGAATGGAACGAAAACAAAAATCCTTAAGAAATAAGATTTAGTCAACTACATCTAATACTCACTTTTTGAACTTTCCCAATATTTAAGGAAGCTCAAAGATAAATCAAGTAGCGCTTTCCGCATCCGGCAGAAGCGCTACTTTTGTTTGTCCGACAATTCAGCCAAACCATTGGCTTCTTATAACAAACCCAAAGAGATAGATGAAGGCAAAAGGGCAGTCCCAAAGACAACCTGACATTCATAATTCATGAATTGTGAATTCACAACTTAATAAAAGAACGAAATCATTTATCAATTCATAAATCAATAATAATTCCATTTGTGTATTCTACCCTTTCCACCTACTTTTGGAAAAATCAAAAATTATCATCGCAATGACAATCCATTGTTTAATCTTGTAAAATTATAGTTTTATGAAACACTTTACTTTTATCGCATGTTTATGCTTTATGACTGCTGCGCATGCAGGGAATGATAAACGTCCATCGGGCGAAGCCGTCTATCAGACTAACCATCTGATACAAATGTCATCAACTACTCCCGACAAATCGGAAAAAAACGGAGAACCGACAGGTGTAAAATTATTCTTAGATAACTTCGAATACGAAGAAGGAAATCTTGTCGGAAAAGGTGACTGGATAGACTTTAAGTATAATAACCTTGGCGGTGATCCGGCAATCACATTGGTAAATAGCCCACTGCAATATTCTGGCTATCAGAATAACGCTACAGGACTTGCCATCGAATTAGTCGGAAAAGGTGGTGATGCAGCTGTTCCGTTTCAAGGCATCGGTGGTACTATATATGCTTCTATGTTGGTAAATGTTAGTGATGTTACAGATGGGAAAAATGTTGTTTTTGCCTTCAATGCAGGAACTGCTCCTAATAGAGGCAACCATTTCGGCAAGTTAATCATAACGAAAGTAGACGATAAACTAGTCTTCGGAATTGCCCAGAAGTCTAATATCTACGATGAAAATGCTATCCTATATAGTGATAAATATAATTTTAACGAGACGATTCTACTTGTAGTGAAATACTATCAAGGGCCAAAAACAGGTGATGATTTTGTCGAATTATTCGTCAATCCGGACAATCTATCTGGTTCGGAACCTGAAAATGGTCTGAGAACAACAGAAGTACTTGCAGAACCTGCTACAAATTTGAACTTCATCGAGTTGGTACAAAATGGAAGTGCCACAGAAGATTACAAGATGCTTATCGATGCCATTCGCATAGCAACATCTTGGGAAGCCCTATTTGATGAAAGTGAGGTAGAACTGGTTCCTGAAATCATTACACCGAAACAAAGTTATAATTTAGGCTCGATGAAACAGGGGGACGCTCCTCTGGAAACAACAGTCAACATCAAAGCCAAGGATTTGAGAAGCGATTTGACTGTAATTGCTGCCACAGAAGGATATTATACATTCAATACCACCTCTATCAAAAAGGAAGAAGCCGAGAGTGAAAATGGGGTTAATCTTACAATCACATTAGACCCGAAGAATGCACGGATCAAGAATGACCTGATCACCGTTTCCGGAATATTGGTAAACTATCAAATAAGTGTCGAATGGGAATTTGAAGCAGAACCGACCGGTGTAAAGCTGTTCGAAGATGATTTTGAGTATGAAGCGGGAGACCTTGCCGGAAACGGTGACTGGAAAGAATACAAGTATTTTAACATGGGAGGCGATCCCGTTATCAAGTTGGTGGACAATGCGCTGTCATATGCAGATTATCAAGATGAAGCCAAAGGACTTGCCGCAGAATTGAATGGAAAAGGCATGGACATCTCTGCCCAGTTCCAAGGTGTCGGTGGGGTTGTATATGCTTCTCTGTTGGTAAATGTGAGCGAAGCATCAGAATCGGGAAATGCCATTTTTGCCTTCAATGCGGGAACAAAACCTACACCATATGATTGTTTCGGTAAATTGATCGTAAAGAAGGTCGGTGACAAGCTGGCATTCGGTGTCACCCAATATTTGTTTGTTGAAGATAATACCGTGTTTAGTGAAGCGAAGTATAATTTTAACGAACCTGTGCTGCTTGTAGTCAAATACAGTCAAGGACCGGAAAAGGGAGATGACATTGCTGAATTATTTATCAATCCTAAAGACATCTTCGGTGCAGAACCCGAAGATCACCTGAAAACAACGGAGGTATCTACGGAACCGAGTGCAAATTTAAGCTACATCCATTTGATCCAACACAGTGCAACCGATGATAACTATAAGATGTTCGTAGATGCAGTGCGCGTGGCAACTTCCTGGGAGGCATTATTCGATGGCAGTGCAGTCGGACTGGCACCTGAAGTAACAACGGGACAAGGTGCAAAAATTAATTTAGGTACTTTTGAACAAGGAGATGCTCCTTTGGAAAAGACGGTGAACATCAAGGCTAAGAACCTGAGAAGCGATTTAACCGTAAACATGGCTACCGAAGGATATTATACACTCAACGCTACTACCATTAAAAAGGAAGAGGCCGAAAGTGAAAATGGTTTCGATCTTACCATCACATTGAATCCCAAAGATGCTAAAGTGCAGAACGATCTCGTCACGTTCTCCGGAGAAGTAGTCAATTATCCGATCTTAATCGAATGGAATTATACAGGCAAGGCCGATGTGAATACGATTGCCGAACTTCAGGCGATTGATATGAAAGGTAAGTACACATTGATAAATAAAGTACATGTGGAGAATGTCGCATCAACCGACATCAACGGTACATACATCTATACGTTGAAGGATGATTCCGGAACATTAGACGTAGAATATGCAAAAGGTGGCTCGACAACTTCAGCAGTAAACAATATTAAGAAAGGTAATGACGTTCGTAATTTATGTATTATGCTTGCTTTTGAAAATCGGGAAGAAGAACCGATTCCGGTATATACCATTACAGACAGTCCTAATCTGGAAATATTAGAAACGGGTATCCGGAATGCTTTGAGTGAGGAAATCACCGGATACGTCGATGGTAAGTTTATTGCTGAAGGGGCGAAAGCTATCAAGGTGTACGACGTGACCGGAAAACGTATGCTCGAAATCAATGGAGAGGCTTTGTCAATGGAAGAAATTCCGGGTGCCATGTATATCGTGCAATTCACGGACGAAAGCGGAAAAGTACATACATTAAAAGTTATGAAATAATAAGTTTTTATTCAGCATTCTTCTGAATAGTTCAGGGGAATGCTGAATCTGATTCATAAACCGATATATTATAAGAACCAGTATTTGTTATGAAAAGAATCATTTTTACTATTTTATTTTCAGCAATGATCTTTACAGATTATTGCTTTGCAGTTCCGGCAAGGCGTACTCCTGTTGCAGTCCCCCTGCCTGACGGTACAACGCTGACCGTACAACTCTGGGGAGATGAATTTGCTCATTATTATACCAGTGCGGATCATTATCTCTTGCTTAAGGCTCCCGACGGCTACTTCTACTATGCTGAAGATTGTTCGGAAAACGGACTCCGGTGTTCAGCTTTCAAAGCCAAAGATATCAATCTGCGCACATCGACAGAGACAACTTTCCTAGCATCCGTCAACAAAGAGCAACTTCTTAACCTACAAGCTCAGAATGCCCGGACCATGCGCCAAAATGCACCTCGTAGAACCATACAAAAAGCGACCTACCCCACTACAGGTGTTCAAAAAGGATTAGTTATCCTGGTGGAATTTGCCGATGAGTCTTTTTACATTGAAAATCCTTATGAAGCTTTCTATGACATGCTGAACAAGGAAGGTTACAGCGATTATAACGGTACGGGAAGCGCACGCGATTATTTTATAGCAAGCTCCAATGGTCAGTTCCTGCCCGATTTCGATGTATACGGTCCTGTAAAGTTGGACAAGCCCATGAGCTATTATGGAGGAAACAGTGGTTCATATGACCGTGCCCCTGAAGAAATGATTATCGAGGCTTGTCAAAAGCTGGATGACGAGATCGATTTTACGGAATATGATCGGAACCATGACGGACAAATTGACAATGTATACGTTTTCTATGCAGGATATGGCGAGGCAACCACCGGATATGAAGATACCGTATGGCCACATTCCTGGGATATATATGACGGAGCCGGAATAGAAGTGATACTGGACGGTGTGATGCTGAACCACTACGCATGCTCCAACGAGATCGACCTGGGAGAGATTATGATGGGCATAGGTACGTTCTGTCATGAGTTTTCACATGTGTTGGGACTACCAGACTTCTATTATCCTTTGAATTCCAACTGTTTCACGCTCGGTCCTTGGGCTATAATGGATTATGGCAATTACAACAATGACGGAAGGACACCTCCTTATTATACAATCTACGAAAGATACTCATTGGGTTGGATCACTCCGAAAGAATTAGGAGATCCTGAAGACATCACGCT encodes:
- a CDS encoding M6 family metalloprotease domain-containing protein, whose protein sequence is MKRIIFTILFSAMIFTDYCFAVPARRTPVAVPLPDGTTLTVQLWGDEFAHYYTSADHYLLLKAPDGYFYYAEDCSENGLRCSAFKAKDINLRTSTETTFLASVNKEQLLNLQAQNARTMRQNAPRRTIQKATYPTTGVQKGLVILVEFADESFYIENPYEAFYDMLNKEGYSDYNGTGSARDYFIASSNGQFLPDFDVYGPVKLDKPMSYYGGNSGSYDRAPEEMIIEACQKLDDEIDFTEYDRNHDGQIDNVYVFYAGYGEATTGYEDTVWPHSWDIYDGAGIEVILDGVMLNHYACSNEIDLGEIMMGIGTFCHEFSHVLGLPDFYYPLNSNCFTLGPWAIMDYGNYNNDGRTPPYYTIYERYSLGWITPKELGDPEDITLRNISENVGYIIRTENEDEYFLFENRQQEGWDKYIPGHGMLIWHIDYDERLWELNKMNMEPAHQRVDIIEADNKLTNKTRDGDPFPGTSNNTSFTDDTKPGMISWGRVRQEKPITDIREENGIIYFKVNGGSDTAIVNTLPDTDITVNVEGSKLTVVSNHPECLPLYITDIQGRLMEKSEIAPGTYSFPIVDKGIYFVRIGSNVYKVIR